In Pirellulales bacterium, the sequence GCCCATCGAAGTGCTCCAGGCAGGGCGAACGGTGCGGCCGCGAACCGCCGGGCAAGCGCAGTATGTCCAAGCCATTTTGGACTACGATCTGGTGTTTTGCACGGGCCCGGCAGGCACCGGCAAGACCTATTTGGCCGTGGCGATGGCGGTCGCCGCGCTGAAGCAGGAGAAGATCCGCAAAATCGTACTCGTGCGGCCGGCGGTCGAGGCGGGCGAAAGCCTGGGCTACTTGCCCGGCGATTTGCAGGCCAAGATCAATCCGTATCTTCGGCCATTGCTCGACGCTTTGCGCGAGATGATGGATTTCGAGCAGGTGAAGCGCTATACCGAACAAGATGTGATCGAGATGATCCCGCTGGCCTACATGCGCGGCCGGACGCTGAACGATGCGTTCATCATTCTCGATGAAGCTCAAAACACGACCGTGGCCCAGATGAAAATGTTTCTGACGCGGATGGGCATGGGCTCGAAGATCGTGGTTTCCGGCGATACGACGCAGGTTGATCTCCCGAGCCACGCCCGCAGCGGGTTGATTGACGGAATCGGCCGATTGCAAGA encodes:
- a CDS encoding PhoH family protein, whose protein sequence is MTETTISVLDSKTLLSIFGPRDQFLRKIRSAFGVDISARDERIHVEGEESSVRKATAVLEQLKGLAERKGAVHAADVAEVLAHITGNGIALADQRPIEVLQAGRTVRPRTAGQAQYVQAILDYDLVFCTGPAGTGKTYLAVAMAVAALKQEKIRKIVLVRPAVEAGESLGYLPGDLQAKINPYLRPLLDALREMMDFEQVKRYTEQDVIEMIPLAYMRGRTLNDAFIILDEAQNTTVAQMKMFLTRMGMGSKIVVSGDTTQVDLPSHARSGLIDGIGRLQEIEGFCHVQLTGADIVRHRLVQDIVRAYEDEPRRRR